A segment of the [Limnothrix rosea] IAM M-220 genome:
CCAAGGTAGACGGGAACCGTCCCACGAAAAAAATGCACCGTTATCGTCTGGCGTGAGATTACTAATGACTGTGCGTAGTAAAGTAACGGTTTTCTCCGGCGGAAACAGTTTACCCTCTGGCACATTTTTCTGGAAAGGTTTCGACAAATCCGTGTCTGTTGTGCCGGGATGAAGCATCGTCACCACGACATTTGGCGTTTTACGTCGCCACTCAATGGAAACATTTTTGAGCAACATATTAAGGGCGGCCTTGGAAGCACGGTAGCCGTACCACCCTCCCAAACCGTTATCGCCGATACTCCCGACCTTGGCGGAAATTGCCGCAAAAATCGCTGGGTTTGCTCCCCGCAAAAAAGGAAATAAATATTTTGTCCAGAGCACTGCCCCAACGGCATTGACTTGAAAATAAGTAATCAGATTGTCGGCTTGGATGTGACGTAAACTTTTCTCTGGCTGCATCTGCTCGTTATGCAACAAACCCACCGCATAAATGACTTCATTGAGAGACTGGGTTTGCTGTTTGAGGGTGGCGATCGCCCCTTGTATTTCACTTTCTTTAGTCACATCCACTTGCAAACAAACTAATTTGTCTGGATAGGCCGCCGCCAGTTGATTAAGGGGCAACGATGATTGACGAAACGTCGCAAAAACTTTTTCGTAGGCGGGATCGGCTAAATATTGTCGCGTGAACTCTAACCCAATCCCTCGCCCTGCACCAATGACTAATACCTTCATACCGGTGCTACTTCCTTCGACTGCTCAGGTTCTGAAATTGTCTGTTCTTGGGTAGGGGGACGGAGGGTGAGATAAACCGCCATACCAAAGGGAGGAGTCAAGGCGATCGCCCAGAAAATCCATGTTTTCTCCCCTAAACCCCGGCGAGCCAAATCATCTTGCAAAATTGTGGGGAAGAGCAAGGATAACGCACAAAAATCCAGACTCATAACATGAATAAAGCGATCGCCCTTAAAACGAGTCACATAATCTGCCCAATCCCCCTGACTAAAACCATAGTAAAAAAGCACAACTAAGCCGATCAAAGTTAAGGCACCGAGAATGCGGGAATCTTGCCACCTTAGCCACCAATTTTTTTCTCCTGCAAAAGTCGGGTTCTCTTGGCGCAGAGCTAAATAGGGCATCAAGGCAAAAGCCCCCAAGAAAAAGCTTCCCGTTGAAAACGCCCAAGCAGGCAATTTTTGACCCCGACCATCAAGGAAAAGCACCGCACCATACATCAGCGGCAGAATTCCCATCACATTAAACAGCGCAATAATCAGTGGATTAACACCATCCCACTCACCACTGGACAGTTGCGTAATCAAATCAAACGTTTCCGGCTGATTCGGTGGCGCAAACACAAAAGCGTAAATTGAAAAAGTTAGCCAAATTAAACCGAGGGCGATCGCGCGGGGAGTCATAGCTGTAGATTCCAAAAACTCTGGTAAAAATTATTGATAGCTGTTAAACCCAAAACAACAACAGTACAAAATCGATTTAAAGCGTATGAAGATAACTTAAAAGATCCGCCATTTCTTGAGGGGCAGGCTGAAACTTTGGCATCGGGGGCGTATTGCCACTAATAACCTGCTGGATCAGACGACTATCAGATTTACGCTGACTTACCTCTTTCAAGCTAGGGCCAACATTGCCATTTCCCCGCATACCATGGCAACCAGCACAATTAATCTGAAAAATAGCGTTTCCTTGAATTTCGTCACCACCAAGTGCCAAAACCTCACGAGTGTAAGGATCTGCTGCTGCCTGCGACGCATAAACTCCCACAAAACCAGAAACGACGATCCCTAAGATTAGAGCTAGAACGAATAGTAACTTGGGAGTCTGCTTAGATGTAGATTTGTCAGATTTAACCACAGAACTTGAAAAGAAAACAATGTAATTGCGTTGATTTTATGCAACGTTTCTTAACACTTATGGTACTGTGATTTACCTTGCCTTGTCGAACTAAACTTTGGCCTACTCCTTGGCGATCGCCAGCACTATCCCATAAAATAAGCAACAATTGACATCACAACCTTTAACAAAGCCACCAAGGAGAATACAGCGTGATCGAACCTCTCTTATTAGGTATCGTCCTCGGACTCATCCCCGTCACTCTTGCCGGACTTTTCGTACAAGCCTATATGCAATACAAGCGCGGTAATGACCTCGGCATGGAGTAAGCACGACCGATTTCAAACCAAGCAATATTAAAAAAAATTTTCCCTTTCCTTGCTACCATCAGCAGGGATTTTTTGTATCCATAGTTTCCTCACTGGTACCAAGACTTACAGCAAGCATTTTCCTAGGGCAACCAAAACCCAGACATTCAGCCATGTAAATTTGTGTAAATAGTATTTTGGAAAATCTACCATGACCAAATAAATTCCGCCCAAGACAAAATTACCTTGCTACAATCGCTTCATATCAAAATGTGAGTAAACTAAGACAGCTCCTAAAAGCGCTCACATTTTAAGCAACTTTTTCTCGGTATTTATGAGGTCGTAAGCATTGTCATCCAGCACTGTCCAACCGAAAGTCCGTCGGATTCGGCGTAAACAAAAAAAAGCAAATCCTTTCCTGCAATTCGTTGGGGGAGTCGTTCAAAATGCCGCTGGCACAGTGATCGGCACCACAATGATCGTTAGTGCGATCGCCGCAGGTGGACTAGTTGGATTGGCCGTCAGTTTTCGGAACCTACCCGATGTACGCACTCTCAGAGGCTACGTCCCCACTGAAACAAGTTATATCTACGACATCAATGGCACACTGCTTCTCAGTCTCCACGGCGAAGCAAACCGAACCAACGTCAATATCGAAGATGTTTCTCCCAACCTCAAGATGGCAGTAATCGCCATTGAGGATAGTCACTTTTATCAGCAC
Coding sequences within it:
- a CDS encoding SDR family NAD(P)-dependent oxidoreductase codes for the protein MKVLVIGAGRGIGLEFTRQYLADPAYEKVFATFRQSSLPLNQLAAAYPDKLVCLQVDVTKESEIQGAIATLKQQTQSLNEVIYAVGLLHNEQMQPEKSLRHIQADNLITYFQVNAVGAVLWTKYLFPFLRGANPAIFAAISAKVGSIGDNGLGGWYGYRASKAALNMLLKNVSIEWRRKTPNVVVTMLHPGTTDTDLSKPFQKNVPEGKLFPPEKTVTLLRTVISNLTPDDNGAFFSWDGSRLPW
- a CDS encoding DUF2834 domain-containing protein encodes the protein MTPRAIALGLIWLTFSIYAFVFAPPNQPETFDLITQLSSGEWDGVNPLIIALFNVMGILPLMYGAVLFLDGRGQKLPAWAFSTGSFFLGAFALMPYLALRQENPTFAGEKNWWLRWQDSRILGALTLIGLVVLFYYGFSQGDWADYVTRFKGDRFIHVMSLDFCALSLLFPTILQDDLARRGLGEKTWIFWAIALTPPFGMAVYLTLRPPTQEQTISEPEQSKEVAPV
- a CDS encoding c-type cytochrome, whose amino-acid sequence is MVKSDKSTSKQTPKLLFVLALILGIVVSGFVGVYASQAAADPYTREVLALGGDEIQGNAIFQINCAGCHGMRGNGNVGPSLKEVSQRKSDSRLIQQVISGNTPPMPKFQPAPQEMADLLSYLHTL
- the petG gene encoding cytochrome b6-f complex subunit V, translated to MIEPLLLGIVLGLIPVTLAGLFVQAYMQYKRGNDLGME